The bacterium genome has a segment encoding these proteins:
- the guaA gene encoding glutamine-hydrolyzing GMP synthase → MTHAEFILILDFGSQYTQLIARRVRELGVYSEIKPFSVTLDEIKRMKPMGVILSGGPASVYAAEAPLPPKELFDLDIPILGICYGLQSIAFLLGGEVERAPRREYGRAELTVDEATELFAELPLQLTVWMSHGDHLTQPPPGFSIIAHTANAAIAAVRHERKKIFGIQFHPEVVHTPDGAKILGNFCFTACGCRGDWNAGAFIERTLQDIRSRIGDKRALCALSGGVDSTVAAVLVARAIGRRLSCVFVDTGMLREGEVEEVCRFYQEADFDFHLLNAGAPFLSALRGVVDPEQKRKIIGREFIRLFEEKSKELGDVEYLVQGTLYPDVIESVSTKGPSSVIKSHHNVGGLPERMHLSLLEPLRELFKDEVRRVGRELQVPETILGRHPFPGPGLAVRIVGEITPERLAVLRRADRIFIEELKQSRQYDKIWQAFVVLLPVQSVGVMGDERTYENVAALRAVTSLDGMTADWAEIPAAVLARISNRIINEVKGINRVVYDISSKPPSTIEWE, encoded by the coding sequence ATGACGCATGCAGAATTTATTCTGATTCTCGACTTCGGCTCGCAGTATACGCAGCTCATCGCGCGGCGTGTGCGGGAACTCGGCGTCTATTCAGAGATCAAACCCTTTTCGGTGACCCTGGATGAGATCAAACGGATGAAGCCCATGGGCGTCATCCTGTCGGGAGGCCCGGCCTCGGTCTACGCAGCTGAAGCGCCGTTGCCGCCGAAGGAATTGTTCGACCTCGATATTCCGATCCTCGGCATCTGCTATGGACTGCAGTCCATCGCGTTTCTGCTCGGCGGCGAAGTGGAACGAGCGCCGCGCCGGGAATACGGCCGGGCCGAGCTGACCGTCGATGAGGCTACAGAGCTCTTCGCAGAGCTGCCGCTGCAATTGACGGTGTGGATGAGCCATGGCGATCATCTGACCCAACCGCCGCCGGGTTTTAGCATCATCGCCCACACAGCCAACGCCGCCATCGCGGCTGTGCGCCACGAGAGAAAAAAAATCTTTGGCATCCAATTCCACCCGGAAGTAGTGCACACGCCTGACGGGGCAAAAATTCTCGGCAACTTTTGTTTTACCGCTTGCGGATGCCGCGGCGATTGGAACGCCGGCGCTTTTATCGAACGTACCTTGCAAGATATCCGCAGCCGCATCGGCGACAAACGAGCGCTGTGCGCCCTGTCCGGCGGCGTGGACTCGACCGTGGCCGCTGTGCTGGTGGCCAGAGCCATCGGCCGGCGGCTCTCCTGCGTGTTCGTCGACACCGGTATGCTGCGCGAGGGCGAGGTCGAAGAGGTGTGCCGGTTCTATCAGGAGGCTGATTTCGATTTTCACCTTCTCAACGCCGGTGCCCCATTTCTCTCCGCCCTACGGGGCGTGGTCGATCCGGAACAAAAACGTAAAATCATCGGCCGTGAGTTCATCCGCCTTTTCGAAGAGAAATCAAAAGAACTCGGCGATGTCGAATATCTGGTTCAGGGCACGCTCTATCCGGATGTGATCGAAAGCGTGTCCACCAAGGGACCTTCCTCGGTCATTAAAAGCCATCACAACGTCGGCGGCCTGCCGGAACGAATGCATCTGAGCTTGCTGGAACCGCTGCGAGAGCTGTTCAAAGACGAGGTGCGCCGCGTCGGCAGGGAACTGCAGGTCCCTGAGACCATCCTTGGGCGCCATCCCTTTCCCGGCCCTGGATTGGCGGTGCGCATCGTCGGCGAGATCACCCCTGAACGGCTGGCGGTGTTGCGCCGGGCTGATCGTATTTTCATCGAAGAGTTGAAGCAGAGCAGGCAATATGATAAAATCTGGCAGGCCTTCGTCGTCCTATTGCCTGTGCAATCCGTCGGTGTGATGGGCGACGAACGCACCTATGAAAACGTCGCCGCGTTACGTGCTGTGACCAGCTTGGACGGCATGACCGCGGATTGGGCTGAGATCCCCGCGGCGGTGCTGGCGCGGATATCCAATCGCATCATCAATGAGGTAAAGGGAATCAACCGGGTGGTGTACGACATCAGCTCCAAACCACCCAGCACCATTGAATGGGAGTGA
- a CDS encoding porin family protein yields MRKVAVVMLLVLALSGLASAKSDIGLKGVGGQLAYVFPEDPIESTIGFGGNVYLGKLSPQLKLFTYVDYWKKSYDESKHVESSFSVLSIMGALRYQFPSTGNIKPYAGGGLGLNIASASWEYSGEYSEYFDDEGSESETDLGILIMVGASTMLSSNMEGFAEVRYNIADVDFFGIYAGITYLLK; encoded by the coding sequence ATGAGAAAAGTCGCAGTTGTCATGTTGCTGGTATTGGCCTTGTCCGGATTGGCATCGGCCAAATCGGATATCGGTTTAAAGGGTGTGGGCGGTCAGTTGGCGTATGTATTCCCCGAAGATCCGATCGAAAGCACCATCGGCTTCGGCGGCAACGTCTACCTCGGCAAATTGTCACCGCAGTTGAAGCTCTTCACCTATGTTGATTACTGGAAAAAATCTTACGACGAGAGCAAACACGTGGAATCCTCTTTTTCCGTGCTGAGCATTATGGGCGCACTGCGCTATCAATTCCCCAGCACTGGGAATATCAAACCCTATGCCGGCGGCGGTTTGGGCTTGAACATCGCTTCGGCCAGCTGGGAGTATAGCGGCGAATACTCTGAGTACTTTGATGACGAGGGATCTGAGAGTGAAACCGACCTCGGCATTCTGATCATGGTAGGCGCCTCGACCATGCTTTCTTCGAACATGGAAGGATTCGCGGAAGTGCGTTACAACATCGCAGACGTAGATTTCTTCGGCATCTATGCCGGCATCACCTACCTGTTGAAATAA
- a CDS encoding gamma-glutamyl-gamma-aminobutyrate hydrolase family protein: protein MKLPLIGLTMDHSPATDARPFAKGADIYYLNDVYIRYVEKAGCLFLGLPTTDQRQLSRDYIRHLDGLLLTGGNDVFSGAYGETQLFEDWQQDGPRTFFEIELINQALEQNKPILGICRGFQMLNVALGGSLYQDIALQRPDSLQHRSLNKPVWNAHPVRIQQGSLLHRVLGRSECRVNTSHHQAVKQPAPSLNAVAWAPDGVIEGLESPDHRFVLGVQWHPEAMGADPTASALIDQFVQACKKS, encoded by the coding sequence ATGAAACTTCCCCTGATCGGCCTGACCATGGATCACAGCCCAGCCACTGATGCTCGACCTTTCGCCAAGGGCGCCGATATCTATTACTTGAACGATGTTTATATCCGCTACGTGGAAAAAGCCGGGTGCCTCTTTCTTGGACTGCCGACCACCGATCAACGGCAGCTTTCCAGGGATTACATCCGCCATCTGGACGGCCTGCTGCTCACCGGAGGCAATGACGTCTTTTCCGGCGCTTACGGTGAGACGCAACTCTTTGAAGACTGGCAACAGGACGGGCCAAGAACCTTTTTCGAAATCGAACTGATCAACCAAGCCCTGGAGCAGAATAAACCGATCCTGGGCATCTGTCGGGGCTTTCAGATGCTGAATGTCGCCTTGGGCGGCTCTTTGTATCAGGACATCGCCTTGCAGAGGCCGGACAGCCTGCAGCATCGCTCGCTCAACAAACCGGTCTGGAACGCTCATCCGGTGCGGATTCAGCAGGGTTCGCTTTTGCATCGCGTCCTCGGCCGGAGCGAATGTCGCGTCAACACCTCACATCATCAGGCGGTCAAACAGCCGGCGCCATCGCTCAACGCCGTGGCCTGGGCGCCGGACGGCGTGATCGAAGGATTGGAAAGCCCGGATCATCGCTTCGTTCTTGGTGTGCAGTGGCACCCGGAGGCCATGGGCGCGGACCCCACGGCGTCCGCGCTGATCGACCAATTCGTCCAAGCCTGCAAAAAATCATAA
- the glmS gene encoding glutamine--fructose-6-phosphate transaminase (isomerizing) — MCGIVGYIGQQTVLPILLQGLKRLEYRGYDSAGVALLHNDAFCVEKAVGKIQELEKRINSRCLQGTLGIGHTRWATHGEPSQINAHPHHDCQGRLMVVHNGIIENHALLRQELMQRGHVFVSQTDTEVLCHLFEEYLNQGADFVDAVHEGLNRVQGTYGIAVLEKNHPDLLLAARRGSPLVIGHGKTGFFLASDTAPLVGYTTDVSYLDDGEMAVLWRDEFKVKSIDNRIIAKTVQVIDTDLRQIEKAGYPHFMLKEIMEQPQTLRDTMRGRLLPEQGTAKLGGIEHDLESLLYARRIIITACGTSWHAALIGEYLFEDLVGIPVEVEYASEFRYRNPILNEDSVVLAISQSGETADTLAAVREAKHKRSKVFGICNTVGSSIARETDAGVYLHAGPEIGVASTKAFTSQITVLSLITLLLGRIRSISSTRGRKLVEELRSIPDKVEKTLESSRQIQTIAEQLQQSSNMLYLGRGYNFPVALEGALKLKEISYIHAEGYPAAEMKHGPIALIDDHMPVVFIATRDSVYDKILSNIEEVRARRGRVIAIATEGDREIAKQAEHVIYVPETLEIFNPMVTIIPLQLLAYHMAVLRNCDVDQPRNLAKSVTVE, encoded by the coding sequence ATGTGCGGTATTGTGGGGTATATCGGACAACAAACGGTGCTGCCGATTTTGCTGCAGGGTCTGAAGCGACTCGAATATCGAGGCTATGACTCCGCCGGGGTGGCGCTGTTGCACAACGATGCTTTCTGCGTCGAAAAAGCAGTGGGCAAGATTCAAGAGTTGGAGAAGCGAATCAACAGCCGCTGTTTGCAGGGCACGCTGGGCATCGGTCACACCCGCTGGGCCACGCACGGCGAACCCAGTCAAATCAACGCGCACCCGCATCACGATTGCCAGGGACGCCTGATGGTGGTGCACAACGGCATCATTGAAAACCATGCGCTCCTGCGCCAAGAGCTGATGCAACGCGGCCATGTGTTCGTCTCCCAGACCGACACCGAAGTGCTGTGCCATCTTTTCGAAGAGTACCTGAATCAGGGGGCGGACTTTGTGGACGCGGTCCATGAGGGTTTGAACCGGGTGCAGGGCACCTACGGCATCGCAGTTCTGGAAAAAAATCATCCTGATCTTTTACTGGCTGCCCGGCGCGGCAGTCCGCTGGTGATCGGTCACGGCAAGACCGGATTCTTTCTCGCGTCCGACACCGCGCCCTTGGTGGGCTACACCACGGATGTCAGCTATCTGGATGACGGCGAGATGGCGGTTCTATGGCGTGACGAATTCAAGGTGAAATCCATCGACAACCGGATCATCGCCAAGACCGTTCAAGTGATCGACACCGACCTTCGCCAGATCGAAAAAGCCGGCTACCCCCATTTCATGCTCAAGGAGATCATGGAGCAACCACAGACCCTCCGCGACACCATGCGCGGCCGGCTGCTCCCGGAACAAGGCACCGCCAAACTCGGCGGCATTGAACATGATCTCGAGTCCCTGCTGTATGCGCGCCGCATCATCATCACCGCCTGCGGCACCTCCTGGCACGCGGCGCTGATCGGCGAGTACTTGTTCGAAGATTTGGTCGGCATTCCCGTGGAGGTGGAATACGCCTCCGAGTTCCGCTATCGCAATCCGATCCTCAACGAAGACTCGGTGGTGCTGGCTATCAGCCAGTCCGGCGAAACCGCGGACACCCTGGCAGCGGTGCGCGAAGCTAAACACAAACGCAGCAAGGTGTTCGGCATCTGCAACACCGTCGGTTCCTCCATCGCACGGGAAACCGATGCCGGCGTGTATCTGCACGCCGGGCCGGAGATCGGCGTGGCCTCCACCAAGGCGTTCACCTCCCAGATCACGGTGCTGTCGCTGATCACCCTGCTGCTGGGCCGTATCCGCAGCATCTCCAGCACCCGCGGCAGAAAATTGGTGGAAGAGCTGAGGTCGATTCCGGATAAAGTGGAAAAAACGCTGGAAAGCAGCCGGCAGATCCAAACGATCGCCGAGCAGCTGCAGCAAAGCTCCAACATGCTTTATCTGGGTCGTGGCTACAACTTTCCCGTGGCGCTGGAGGGCGCTTTAAAACTGAAAGAAATCTCCTATATCCATGCAGAGGGGTATCCGGCTGCAGAGATGAAACACGGCCCCATCGCCCTGATCGACGATCACATGCCGGTGGTCTTTATCGCCACCCGCGATTCGGTCTACGATAAAATCCTCTCCAACATCGAAGAGGTGCGGGCGCGACGAGGGCGCGTCATCGCCATCGCCACTGAAGGCGATCGCGAGATCGCCAAACAAGCCGAACATGTGATTTATGTGCCGGAAACCCTGGAAATCTTTAATCCGATGGTCACCATTATTCCACTGCAGCTGCTCGCCTATCACATGGCGGTTTTACGCAACTGTGACGTTGATCAACCTAGAAATCTGGCAAAAAGCGTAACTGTGGAATGA
- a CDS encoding ABC transporter substrate-binding protein translates to MILRKAILVLYLFAGAALAVPSGLFERSIKLYQLQRFEEAVLLLQELTDENKPNPEATCAGLVLTRTYSRLNDRVNARRIALDMLRRFPDSRYADWFQFELARLACQTQDRPEALRRLVWIMDHSTNPDMTSACIDQATRLINAGVAEDVLIELSGQLHTPDTKKWLELWNARTLCGYQGKVKAQEALFRLAGSELTESQNRALQSWLNASSEQLRFPMRIAVLLPLSGEYEEEGHQFLYGLVFALRDLRQPVELIVKDTQGSQIEAARIMNELIKTDVSLFIGELDDSRSATLAAQAAQAGKLLICPISTEAGIAGLGDRIFQMNSDIETRGIALAHYAYQKLGLRTFAILAPADNYGHELTDAFAGAIDELGGTIIAQQWYYPGTEDFKRHFQTIRETALAASPLDTALVNEYLRRRSESGQRVLGTQDDEFGLPVTSIDGFFFPIYEEDLPIIAPQYALVNIKATPLGGDNWNHLDVLRNQRRYINGAVFISGQHLQETEMEYIRFQNSYRMLTSQSPTLLSVLGVDLGRFLVRAIDSGYTDARSLAEFLQQAPLFNGLAGDYQFSKQSHVNQSVHLLQYKDVIIQKLEN, encoded by the coding sequence GTGATCTTGAGAAAAGCCATCCTCGTGTTGTACCTGTTCGCCGGCGCAGCCTTGGCTGTGCCGAGCGGTCTTTTCGAGCGCAGCATCAAGCTGTATCAGCTTCAACGCTTCGAGGAAGCCGTACTGCTGCTTCAAGAGCTGACCGACGAAAATAAACCGAATCCAGAGGCAACCTGCGCCGGGCTGGTACTGACTCGCACATACAGCCGGCTCAACGATAGGGTCAACGCCCGCCGCATAGCGCTCGATATGCTCCGCCGTTTTCCCGACAGCCGTTATGCCGACTGGTTCCAATTCGAATTGGCCCGGCTGGCCTGTCAGACCCAAGACCGGCCGGAGGCGCTGCGCCGCCTGGTCTGGATCATGGACCATTCAACCAATCCGGACATGACCTCAGCGTGCATCGATCAAGCCACCCGCCTTATCAACGCCGGCGTTGCCGAGGATGTTCTCATCGAGCTCAGCGGTCAACTGCACACGCCGGATACGAAAAAATGGCTGGAGCTGTGGAACGCGCGCACCCTCTGCGGCTACCAGGGCAAGGTCAAGGCCCAAGAGGCACTCTTTCGCCTCGCCGGATCCGAGCTGACCGAGTCGCAGAACCGAGCGCTGCAATCCTGGCTGAACGCTTCATCTGAGCAACTGCGTTTTCCCATGCGCATCGCTGTCCTGCTGCCGCTGTCCGGCGAATATGAGGAAGAGGGACATCAATTCCTTTACGGACTGGTGTTCGCGCTGCGCGATCTGCGCCAACCGGTGGAACTGATCGTAAAGGATACGCAGGGATCGCAGATAGAGGCCGCGCGCATCATGAACGAGTTGATTAAAACCGATGTATCGCTGTTCATCGGCGAACTGGACGACAGCCGCTCCGCCACCCTGGCGGCGCAGGCCGCCCAAGCCGGCAAACTGCTCATCTGCCCGATCTCCACAGAAGCCGGCATCGCAGGATTGGGCGATCGCATCTTTCAAATGAACAGCGATATCGAGACGCGCGGCATCGCCCTGGCTCACTATGCCTATCAGAAACTCGGCCTGCGCACCTTTGCCATCCTGGCGCCGGCGGACAACTATGGGCACGAGTTGACCGACGCTTTTGCAGGCGCCATCGATGAACTGGGCGGCACGATCATTGCTCAGCAATGGTACTATCCCGGTACCGAAGATTTTAAGCGGCACTTTCAAACCATCCGCGAAACCGCGTTGGCGGCCAGCCCATTGGATACCGCTCTGGTGAACGAGTACCTACGCCGTCGCTCAGAATCCGGTCAGCGGGTTCTCGGCACCCAGGACGACGAATTCGGCCTGCCGGTCACCTCCATCGACGGTTTTTTCTTCCCCATCTATGAAGAAGACCTGCCGATCATCGCCCCGCAATACGCGCTGGTCAACATCAAAGCCACGCCCCTGGGCGGCGACAACTGGAATCATCTTGACGTGCTGCGCAATCAAAGGCGATATATCAACGGCGCCGTGTTCATCAGCGGTCAGCACCTGCAGGAAACCGAGATGGAATACATCCGCTTTCAAAACAGTTATCGTATGTTGACCAGTCAATCGCCTACTCTGCTCTCTGTTTTGGGGGTGGATCTGGGCCGTTTCTTGGTTCGGGCGATCGATTCCGGCTATACCGACGCCCGATCCCTGGCGGAATTCTTACAACAGGCGCCGCTTTTTAACGGTCTTGCAGGAGATTATCAATTTTCCAAACAATCGCACGTCAATCAATCAGTACACCTCCTGCAATACAAAGACGTCATCATCCAAAAACTGGAAAACTAA
- the holA gene encoding DNA polymerase III subunit delta, producing MKTTPEALKAEWQAGRFEPVYLFYGQEDFIIEQLCEDFLAKALLAEERDFNLDIFYGNEADAVKVVNIASSFPMMSTRRVVMVKGVEQMNAGPIQLIHKYVTRPSASTCLILTAEKLEGRKSKLHDIQKVSCSCEAKILYDNQIPDWLRKWVRQFDLTISDEAIRLLQAHTGNTLRSLAAEIDKLRLNLQQRKNIEVQDVEQVVGSSKQYTVFELCDAVGAKNLNRSLNILSAMLQNGDKPPQLLTMLSRHFFILAKLRELKSKNLRDDDIAKRLKVNPFFLNNYRRQANQYGRDQLKTAFSHLLEADQHLKTSYQKPRLVLETLLFKLQYHIR from the coding sequence ATGAAGACGACCCCCGAAGCATTGAAAGCCGAATGGCAGGCCGGCCGTTTTGAGCCGGTCTATCTTTTCTACGGACAAGAGGATTTTATCATCGAGCAGCTGTGCGAGGATTTCCTGGCTAAGGCGCTGCTGGCCGAGGAGAGGGATTTCAACCTTGATATCTTTTACGGCAACGAAGCGGATGCCGTCAAGGTGGTCAACATCGCCTCCTCCTTCCCCATGATGTCCACTCGCCGAGTGGTGATGGTCAAAGGCGTCGAGCAGATGAACGCAGGGCCCATTCAGCTGATCCATAAATATGTCACACGCCCCTCCGCCTCGACCTGCCTGATTCTAACCGCGGAAAAGCTCGAAGGCCGCAAGAGCAAATTGCATGATATTCAAAAGGTCAGTTGCTCCTGCGAAGCCAAAATCCTCTACGACAACCAGATCCCCGACTGGCTGCGCAAGTGGGTTCGCCAGTTCGATCTGACCATCTCGGACGAGGCCATCCGCCTGCTGCAGGCGCACACCGGCAATACGCTGCGCAGCCTAGCTGCGGAGATCGACAAACTGCGGCTGAATCTGCAGCAACGCAAAAACATCGAGGTCCAGGATGTGGAACAGGTGGTCGGCAGTTCCAAGCAATACACGGTGTTCGAGCTATGTGATGCGGTGGGCGCTAAAAATCTGAACCGCAGCCTCAACATCCTCAGCGCCATGCTGCAAAACGGCGACAAGCCCCCACAGTTACTGACCATGCTCAGCCGCCACTTTTTCATCCTTGCAAAGCTTCGAGAGTTGAAAAGCAAAAATTTGCGCGATGACGACATCGCCAAGCGGCTGAAGGTAAATCCCTTTTTCCTCAACAACTACCGCCGCCAGGCCAACCAGTACGGCCGCGATCAGCTTAAAACCGCGTTCAGCCACCTCCTTGAGGCGGACCAGCATCTCAAGACCAGCTACCAAAAGCCCCGGCTGGTGCTCGAAACCCTGCTTTTCAAACTCCAGTACCACATCCGTTAA
- a CDS encoding zf-HC2 domain-containing protein: MNLCDKMKKNAFLYHEKALEPSTAARVQEHLEQCETCRRHFQQALLLKKALKGLPRRRTSPDFNAVLRARLRTETYRKPLFSFPAGSGMWQIPAYAGLALMFVALGALLQRNWNPSIMPTMADRVAVVQTAPQPASGNAQFAAGSAPIRRAPVKNYVDPGTVADISKWAQQNQRRTQATLAKYDEDSTWQRNSTQNTNRSLVREVRQVRF; this comes from the coding sequence ATGAATCTTTGCGACAAAATGAAAAAAAACGCTTTTCTGTATCATGAAAAAGCCCTGGAACCATCCACGGCCGCCAGGGTACAGGAGCATCTGGAGCAGTGCGAAACGTGCCGAAGACACTTTCAGCAGGCCCTGTTGCTTAAAAAGGCGTTGAAAGGATTGCCCCGCCGTCGCACCTCGCCGGATTTTAACGCTGTGCTGCGGGCGCGATTGCGCACAGAGACCTACCGCAAACCGCTGTTCAGCTTTCCAGCCGGCAGCGGCATGTGGCAGATTCCCGCCTATGCAGGACTGGCGCTGATGTTTGTGGCGCTGGGCGCCCTTTTACAACGGAATTGGAACCCATCGATCATGCCCACCATGGCAGACCGGGTGGCCGTGGTGCAGACCGCTCCCCAGCCGGCCTCAGGGAACGCCCAATTCGCCGCCGGTAGTGCTCCCATTCGCCGTGCTCCGGTAAAAAACTATGTCGATCCCGGCACGGTCGCGGACATAAGCAAATGGGCGCAACAGAATCAAAGACGGACGCAGGCCACCCTGGCAAAATACGACGAGGACAGCACCTGGCAAAGAAACAGCACCCAGAACACAAACAGGTCGCTGGTGCGTGAGGTCAGACAGGTACGGTTCTAA
- a CDS encoding sigma-70 family RNA polymerase sigma factor, with amino-acid sequence MSLKEQKTAELSDEELIHRFQDGDIYAFDAIVNRYKDQLLNYAYRFLNNPEEAEDVVQETFLRIFRNKHAYREIAKFSTWVYTIAGNLAKTELRKRKRRKYLYLSDMGYDEKEYEIVDPSANTEKEVESLFQEKIIQKAIDELPPRFRQVILLVEIQELPYEEVSKIMRVPLGTVKSRVNRARLKLQAKLSDIMEREKKNKTARS; translated from the coding sequence ATGAGCCTGAAAGAACAGAAAACAGCGGAACTGAGCGACGAGGAACTGATCCATCGATTTCAGGATGGAGACATCTACGCATTCGACGCGATCGTCAATCGCTACAAGGATCAATTGCTCAATTACGCCTATCGTTTTCTGAACAATCCGGAGGAGGCGGAGGATGTGGTACAGGAGACGTTTTTACGCATCTTCCGCAACAAACACGCCTACCGTGAAATAGCGAAATTTTCCACCTGGGTGTACACCATCGCCGGTAATCTGGCTAAAACTGAACTGCGCAAGCGCAAACGGCGCAAGTACCTCTACCTCTCGGACATGGGTTATGACGAAAAAGAATACGAGATCGTCGATCCCAGCGCCAATACGGAAAAAGAGGTGGAAAGCCTGTTTCAGGAAAAGATCATCCAGAAAGCCATCGATGAGCTGCCGCCGCGGTTTCGCCAGGTGATCCTGCTGGTGGAAATTCAGGAACTTCCCTATGAGGAAGTGAGTAAAATCATGCGAGTGCCCCTGGGTACAGTGAAATCCCGCGTCAACCGCGCCCGGCTGAAGCTTCAGGCTAAATTGAGCGACATCATGGAGCGCGAGAAGAAAAATAAAACTGCGAGGAGCTGA